The genome window CTCACGTCCGCTATGCAAACTCCACGATCGCTCACCCTGTTACAAAAAACAACAAATTGCACTATTAGCGAATTTGCAGGAGCTGACGTGCCAGTTTGGATGTGTGTGACTCATCCTGATCTGTGAATAGAGCACACAGCGCACTCAGCCTCCTGGATCAGCCAGAGATTTACTATTAAACCAGCCCAACACCACTCAACCAGGGTTATTCATTAAACACTGCTATCACAACAAAACTGCTTGAACATAGGTATGTATCTTCACTTTTCCACAAAATTATCATTGTTTAAAGCCATTTAGTATTGCAGGGACTGTAAGTACTTTTCCCAAAGCCTTTCAAATTCATATTAGTTCATTGTAGTTTGTCACTAATTGAGTAAGGGGAGATTTTATATATCTTTTATAAACTTAGCGTTGAGATAGTGGAAAGTCAGTTTTACTTGTTATACTTGTGGAATATAGGCTGTATAAGGATAGATTTGCTCCAGAGGATTCACATAGTTTTACAGGTGTAAACAAAATGTATTTTGAGGTCTTGCAATGGAGTGCATTGAAACTTCTCGCGCATTTCAGATTCTTTTGAAGTGGCAAGAGCTGTAATTTGCCGCTATCATAAATGAACAGGTTTTCTGGATAATTTagttttaggatttttttttgtcaaataTTTCAAAATGTGAAATGCATCAGCAGTCCGCGACCAGCAGCTCAGGGtatttgtgggttttttttattgTTGAAAGCGCATCGACGCGAAATATTTCGAGTAAATGCTGGTTGAAAGTAAGATGCCTTATCAAAAAAAGTTGctttttttgtttatttatgGCACCTTAGCCATTAAATCGGAATGCATCGCACACTGGAGTTTTCGAGTTTTATTATTATTGGGTCTGGGACCAAAGTGTCCCTATATCTTCCTTCATGGTAGAGTTGCACAACAGAAGGCGATTTTGCTAGAATTTCACTCCCAAGGGCTAGACAAGCAACAATAATTTAGATCCAGTGTGATTTGAAGAAGTCTAATTTTTTAAAAGAGcatttttattattattgtttCGCTAAAGTGCCCTAATTgactttattttaaattttggTCTTGAACTTTTTAGTCGAAGTTTGGATTAAACCAAAACGATTTAGTCCATTTTTGTAGCTTGCTCTCTTGTTACATAAACTGCACAAACATCTTATGGATGCAAAATGCTTTTGTCAAGGTTTTTATGTCAGTGTGGACTGACTTTGCATTGCATGTGTAATGCAGTAGGCTTCATTGATACATGAATAGAAATGTGGGCTTTTTGCAGCATGTCATGTAGCAACTCTAGTCAGTTTGTAATAAGTATGCATTGTTCTATGTTTAAAACGGAAGTTTCAGAAAAtataattaatatttttaatggGATTGGTTGGTGTACAGTTATTTTGAAGAAATGTGGAGTTGGGCAATGTTGAGTTCTTGGCACTATTGTTTTGTTTGTCACTGCACAGTGGTCAGCCTATAGGACATTCTATGCATTCTTGGATAAAGCGCTTAGTGAAAAACCTGAAGAGTTGGATAAATGATTTTACTGACCCTTTGTTGTAAAGATACTTGTGGCATTTTCTGTACTTCTCCTGGTACTGTAGTAAATGGCTGTATCTTGTGCGATTCTTAATGGTGGGAGCTACAAAGTACTTTAGTGTTCTGCTGTTTTAACCTTTGCCGGCCTCCCTCCGTCCTAAGGTGACAAGAGTTCATAACACAAGATGTACTTCAGTACCTTTGAATTGACCCCAGAAGTCAGTCCCACAGCTAGCCTAGCAGGATATCAGTAGTTTATTTCAGCTTTAACCTTATCAGTACTACATGAACCACtaacccttttcccctttccccttaaatgccagACCCCTGATGAGGTGATTGACGGGTAGTTCCCACGGCACAGTTTTACCTTACCTACAACAGGGATTTAGTTTCTTGTCACATTGCCAATGTTTATGCAGCCAAAGCTTGTATGTAGCCTAAAGCAGAAATACTTTACGTGTGAGTAGGACAGTAGTACTGAAGTTTTTTGCACTTAGCTGTTGCAACTGGTACCCCATCTAGTGTTCATTCTGATGCACCCAAATTTTCAGCTGAATGCCGGAATCATTTCATAACCGAGCTTCGCTCATAAGCCAGCAAATCACCGCAATTTTGGCATACCTCTGAGGTATAGTTTCAAAGATATAATTTGAATAGTGTCAGTTTGGTGGAATCTTTGCAGTTTACATAAAAAGAAGTAACTAATTTGTTAGAAGTAATAACAAAACGAACTAGAAGACCTATCCTTTTACATTAAATGTTCTgcttttcattggaatgtgtcttGCCTTCTAACACACATAATGTTTTGAACTATCCTcaacttttgtttaatcatttcttaTCAGATTTTATAATTCAGATAGTTATATaaatattatatatatttattaaataGTGGGTTGAAAAGAGTTTGATTCCATATCCAATATATTTGCAGCACAGTGAAGCACACAATGGTGTCTTTTGAGTATTGATTGTGAAGTTATCATTTCTTTAAAGTTCATTACTTCTCGAGTTGTATAAAGTGCCAAAAATTCCAATCATCCAATACTAGTAAATATTTAATAAACATTTGTCACAACAGAATATTTGATGAAGGACATAAACATTAATATATTTTTATTAATTGATATTGATAAATAgcaaaattgtttaaaataaacTATGCCACTGTTTTCTCAATgttttatttgaagaaaaaatactGAAGTGTTTCTTCTGAGGCCACATTTTATTGTGCAATATTTGTAAATTGTAATTTAGTTTGTTTTCCCATTTTGTTTTAAtcttaaaaaaataattagaGGCTTTATCTTGTTGATTAGGACAGTACACTGTGCTCTGACATTATGACTTTAATGGCGGGTATGATTCATTGGttcatgttttatttttgcatgttttaaaaaaaatgcaattaaatAGGTTTCCATTAGAATTAACATTCCAGTATTGAATAGTATTACTAACTAATATATTCAAACCACACTAAGCTTGTGGGTCTTTGCTTCAGATTTTTTTCATGCTGAGTTACAAAACTGATGAAGTGGGTCTTGTGATTTCCCACAGTAGTTATTTAGTTTGTATTGGTAATTATTTGTTTAAGCACAGCTGACCAAGCAAAACCAGGTTCTAGAGTGCCTTTGTGTTTTGATAAATGTGATCAAGTTGAAAAGTATTTTTCTCTACGTGGGGAGCCTTACTAACATGTAGGCAAAAGGATATAACTTTTCAATGTGCCAAGTATTGGCAATTAATTAGAATTGCTGCTAAATTCTCAGATTTGGTCATAATTCTCTTTGAAAAATAATACTTATAATGAGCGTGACATATATAAAATCCAAGTGAATGTGTTGAAGAAATTTGTCATTCCTTCACAAATATTTATTGGACAGGCGAACTATAGCATGAACATCCATGTGTAATTTATGCAACAGATGAACCAAGTAATTTAGAAAAATCCATCATATCTCAATGTCATTTCCTTAAGCGCAGATGGCTCTCCGCGCTTAAAAACTTCAAAAATGAGCCAGATGCCAGATAAATCATTCACTTGCTACTTTGGTGTTCCTTGGAGCCATTGTATTTTGATTTCCTTCCCAAAAACTCTCCCCGTAATCCTCTGCATACAAGCTCGTTTTTAAAGTTGACATGAATAATAATGAACTTAATATTTTAATAATCTGTTTTCAGAATACTATGGAGGAATAATTCTTGTGTATTTAATGTCATCTCTGGCAAATTAAATGTATGTGGAATACATAGAATTATGTGGCATTTTGGATTTGACTGTGTGCAACAATATGTGAATAACTTATAAAACTGCATTTAAAAGTAGAGCTCAGCAGGTCACAGAATTACAACTTTGTAGGTATTATACTGAATGTACTGCAGGAAATGACATTAAAGGCCATTGTTCTGAATGTAGCCCAGGGACACTTGAGCAGTGTGGCAATTGAACCACATTATTTCAGATGATCTCCCCAATATCTGGAATTAATTGTTCCTGTGCTTTGCTATGGACTTGGATTCTGATGTCATGGCAACTTTCTATTATCTAATTCTGTAGTAAAGGGAAACATGCAGGGAGATAATCCCTGAATTAAACAAGATCAGCTTTCTGGGCCTTCCCTGATGACCACACACCATTGTCAGACAGCAGTTGCTGTCCTCATGCTGAGCAAACAATAGGGAGCCATCCTGTCCTTGAAAAGGATGAAGTGGGTTAGAGGGCTGAAATTTTTTGTTTGATTTGCAAATTAATCCTCAGTGTGATGAGAAATGCAAGCAACCAGTGCGAATGAAAAAGGAAGTAAAAGGATCTTTCAGTGAATGGTCTGAATAGGGGCAATTTGCTTATCTATAAATCAGATTTTGCAACTAAATGTTTCAAATTAACACAAATATTTCCAACTGTGCAAGCTACATGTTGTTTGTCAAAAATCATTCCAGAATCTGGCACTGGGAAGTACTGTATAACCCATTAACCTCCAAAGCCTCTTTGAACCAGTTTAAGCAATTTAATACTCAAGATTAGGTCAGTCACTGCATAGAGCAACCTTTCCTATTGTCTTTGCTTCAGCAGTCATCTTTAAGGACATACATTTCTGGATATCTCTAATTTATATACCATAACTGTTTGTGTGATGTATTTTCCTACAGTTTTAAGTTCATACATTATTTGTAAGTGAAGCATATACATAATTGCTTTGATATTTAATTAAGCAATCACAAAATTAAATGGTTTTAAATTGCACATAATTGAAAATTTGCAGTAACTTTTTTGTTGTATTGCTTTTTGTATACATCAATATTTTCCATAATTATCAGTAACTCAgtaaattcttcagtcctctggtgcCCAAGCACTATCAAAAGTAGATTGAGTAGGGGGACAGCTGACACAATGGTAACATACTTACTGTCTTGTCATCTCCAGCATCTATATTGTTCTTCAGATTAGATTGAAGATTCCACTCTATGCTAGTTGTAAGGGTTTTGTGTAAAATTAATTTTTGCAGTCATAGCCCAGTGGACATGAACCACTTGCTCACAAATTGGTACTAAATGAGAAGCCACAAGGAATAACTGGTGCTGGGAAATAGAAAACTCACATTGGTACAGTAAGGTGTTTTTCTGAGTTTGGGAGGCTAAGACACATTGGGGGAAGTTTTGCTGTACCAAGCACTCAAAGTACTCTTCATTCAGTGTGAGGAAAGAAAGCGAGATATACTTTATAGCTGAATGCTCAGTGCCCACATCAAATGCAAAAGAGGAAAAGTGTACCATTCTACATCATTCATCTTTGTGAGTACAATACTTTGTTGGGGATTGGAGGGTACCTTCCCCTCTAGTTGATTTCCCTCCAGTGGTTTCAAGTCATGTAATCAAGCAAGTGAGCAATTTATTGCTGGTGTTTCAGTACTGCTCTGAACTAGTCATTAGGTGGTACTTCTTTCTTGATCTCAGTTTGGCATTTACTTAGTGagatggctgagatcagcaatgCATGTGGAATTGATCCTGCATCCCACCACTCATGTTATCATAAGCTAATGCTCTAATGTGCTTTGCCACTACATTGCCAAAAAATATATAGCGAGCATCCTTGGAATTGTTAGTCATTTATTCTTCAGCTACTTATTGAAAAACTACTTTGAAGCAGTTTTGTAGTAtcattacattacaacagggactacacttcagaagtacttaattggctgtaaagcgctttgggacgtcctgaggtcatgaaagctactatatgaatgcaagtactTCTTATCAAATTGTAGAAATAGGTACAGTAGTTTAATAACACTAGCTTTTCTGACTAAATATATTTCAAAGAAAGTTTTTACACCTTAAAGGGGAAACTTTTTATGGCATACCAACAAGAATTCCATACATGCAAAAAGTAAATTGATCTTAATACATAATGCAACTATATCCATTTCATAGTGTGAAGCTTAACTTGCAATATGGACTGCTATGGAGTAAACTTAGCCGTAAAATTCTCTCCCTGCATACCAATATGAAAACCATCTCTCGACAATGGGCTTTGTACCAGTTTTATAACTGTTCTATGAGAGTACATATACAAGCTTTAGTTTGGTTGTAGAGGGAGCCTTTGATCTCTTTGCATGTCTCCAGGCAATAAAGGACATCAGTGTGGTGAATTAGTTGCAATGCTGGTGTCCCTTCTCTGCACCTGTGTTGTTGGATTTAAAAGGTCAGAGGTCCATGGCAGTGTAAATATTGTAGTTtttcagaatggtaccaggagtgCCCACCAAACTCGTTCAGCTACCAGTGTAAAAGCAGAAATAGAAATATCTAACTTTTTGGCCTTCCAAATATACTTTAATATATGCTCCTATATAAAGCATTAACTATGAAAGCTAGACAATAGgttaacaattttaaaatttaagagCTCCAGTGAAATTGGTTGTCAAAATAGCACCAGCAGGCCATCCTGGAGATATAATGAAGCTTTAATGGATGTTATGCAATATTTAGAACTTTCAAGCAATCTTTTTTAAAATTGTCTGTTTAAGGAGTTAAGTGCAGTGCATAGTTTGGTTATATATTGAAAACATAATGACGAGCATATTTTGTACATCACTTTACATTTAGTCATCTGCTGATATAACAAAATTATTTTAGAATATCTGTAGGTTGTGACTTTAAAACTCTGGTGCATTGAGACCTGGAAGATTCAGGAGCACCCATGATACAGTTAGATATTACATTCCAGTATCTCTTGTCTGCAGCCAGGTGACATGGTCTCTGTTTCTCCTGTCACATAGTGATTGGGATTTGAATGATTACAAATTGGTTTAGTGACAGGGAGTGAACTGTCAAAGACCTCTCTTATTCTGCTAGAAATGAAGAAAGTTGACAGTTGCTAGAGTCTAACGAGTCCTCAAATGTTTGATTTGCACCCAGTGGACAAGGAGATGATGATGTGTATGAAATATTGGAAATCAATACTTTCTATGGAATTTCATTAAGCTCCAATGTCTTTAATTTGGAGAATTTTATATTTTGATGGATTGTCTGAGGTACATGATTCACTGAGATTTAGTGAATGATGGAATCCAAATGCAAGCTTTACAGATTTTCACTCTAAGTAAGATCTATGTTGTTAAAACATTGATTTTTTTCCCACCCTCCCTATTCCTTTCATGTAGTTCATGTCCCATATTTGGTGAGGGATCTCGTATCTGCTTGTTGACTTAATCTTGTGTCCTTTTGATTTTCTAGGAGCTTCACGAGAAGGGCAAGAGGAACGAGTCACTAAGAATGGGGATGCTCATGTCTGTGGCCGATGTTGTGCTGAGTTCTTTGAACTGCCCGATTTCCTTCATCACAAAAAAAATTGCACTAAGAAACAATTGGTTCTGATTGTAAATGAAAATTCAACAGCTCCTTCAGAAACCTCCTCTCCAAGATCTCCTGATAACCCTGTTGAACAAGCAAATGACAAAATTAATAACACAAGTCAAGCAGACTGCAATGACCTTGTAGAGCATAAAAAACTTGACCAGGAAGAATCCATGGAGGTAGACACTTCCAGCATCACTAGCAACAGTAACGTTAGCAGTTCTAACAGTAATAACAATAGTAATACAAGCAGTAATTATCCCACAATGGGTACCTCAGCTGTCACAACACCTCTACCTCATATAGGTGATCTAACAGCTCTGGGAAATTTCTCCATGTTAAACAGTAATGTGATCATTGAAAATCTTCAAAGTACTAAAGTGGCAGTAGCCCAGTTCTCCCAGGAAACAAGATCTAATAGTGCATCAAACAGTAAAGTTGCTGTTCCAGCACTTATGGAACAACTACTGGCTTTGCAACAACAACAGATCCATCAGCTGCAGCTTATTGAACAAATCCGTCACCAGATAATCTTGTTGGCTTCCCAAAATGCAGAAATTCCACCACCAGTCAACTCTTCCCAAGGTACTTTAGGAACTGCTGTTAACCCATTAACTACACTTAGTTCACATCTATCTCAGCAGCTTGCTGCTGCAGCTGGGCTAGCACAGAGCCTTGCCAGCCAATCTGCCAGCATAAATGGTGGAAAGCAACTTCATCTACCTCAGAGCAGCCCTGGAAGCACCACAGCTCAGCCTGGCAGTAGTTCTCCAAAAGTAATCACATCCTCATTGCCTAGTACCATACAGCTCTCTGAAAGTGTATCTACAAATACCATCAGTGGTTCTCAGTTAATCAGTCCTTCAGTATCTACAGTGTCCACACCAGCTCTTGGAATTAGCAGTTTACTAAGTCCTGCATCCAGTTTGTCCAGCTCACTGCTACCTCAGTCCTCCACATCCACTTCTGTGTTTTCCAACCCTCTCTCGAGCATTGAAACAACTTCAGGAAACCTTGGCCCAATGACTGCTCTGGCAAATCAAAGGAAAGGCAAGCCACCAAATGTGGTAGTATTTGAGGCTAAAAGCAGCTCTGATGAGGCTTTCTTTAAACACAAGTGCAGGTTCTGTGCTAAAGTGTTTGGAAGTGACAGTGCCTTGCAGATTCATTTGCGCTCTCATACTGGCGAGAGACCTTATAAATGCAACATTTGTGGTAACAGATTCTCCACGAAAGGAAATTTGAAGGTTCACTTTCAGAGGCACAAAGAGAAATACCCCCATATTTCTATGAACCCCTATCCAGTTCCAGAACATTTAGACAACGTTCCAACAAGTACAGGTATTCCATATGGAATGTCTATACCACCTGAAAAACCTATAACAAGTTGGCTGGATAGTAAGCCTGTAGTACCTACATTGACCACATCTGTGGGCCTGCCACTCCCATCAACTATATCAGGTTTGTCTGCTATTATCAAATCAGAGGAGTGTCAGTCTATCTCAGTTAATCAGTCTTCTTGCAGCCCTCCTGGGTCAGTTAAGAGTGACTTGGGAGCAACGGAGCCCTCCATGAAAAACGCTAATGATTTGGACGAAGTGGAAGAAAGTGCTTCACCTACCTCAAATGGTAAACTAGATGAAAACATACAATCtattaattctgtcaccagctTGGCTGTTCCTGTCAGCTCGAGTGCGTCTGATTCAGGTCTAAGTACTACTTCTGCTTTTACAAGCCCACTTATACCACTTATGTCAGACCAGTTTAAGTCAAAGTTTCCATTTGGAGGTCTCTTAGATTCTTTACGGACATCAGAAACTTCCAAATTGCAGCAGCTAGTAGAAAATATTGACAGGAAGATGACGGACCCCAACCAATGTGTCATTTGCCATCGAGTTCTTAGTTGCCATAGTGCACTGAAGATGCATTATCGTACACATACTGGTGAGAGGCCCTTCAAATGTAAAGTCTGTGGTCGTGCATTCACCACTAAGGGAAACCTGAAAACCCATTATGGTGTTCATCGTGCCATGCCACCACTGAGAGTTCAACACTCTTGTCCGATCTGCCAGAAGAAATTCACAAATGCTGTTGTACTGCAACAGCACATTAGAATGCATATGGGAGGTCAGATTCCCAATACTCCTGTTGCTGACAACTATCCTGAATCTATGGAATCTGACACGGCTTCATTTGAAGACAAAAATTTTGATGATATAGATGACTACTCAGATGAGAATATGGAAGATTGTCCTGATAGCAGTGTGCCAGACACACCCAAATCTGCAGAGGTGTCTCAAGGCAGTTTATCTCCATTGCCATCAGAAATGTCCAGTATTGCAGCTCTTGAGAATCAAATGAAAATGATTAATGCTGGTCTTGTTGAGCAACTCCAAGCAAGCCTCAGGTCAGGTGAGAATGGATCAGCTGATGGAGACCAAATGACTAGTGACTCTTTTTCAATTATTGGGGATATGGAGAGCCAAAGTGCTGGAAGTCCTGCCATTTCAGAATCTACCTCTTCCATGCAGGCTCCATCCCCAACCAACAGCAACACAGATAGTCGTAGGTCAAAGTCACCAGGCTGTGAAGAGAGACAGCATAGAACTTTGCTATCAGATTTATCTAATTCAGTGTCTCCAGCAGCTACCAATGGTGGTGCCTTGGACCTGACTTCCAGTAATGCAGAACGAATAATTAAAGATGATACTTTAAGCATGCTGTTTCCCAGTCGAGAGCGGGGTAAGTTAAGGAATACATCTTGTGAtatctgtggcaaagcatttgcTTGTCAGAGTGCCTTGGACATTCATTACAGAAGCCATACCAAAGAGCGTCCATATATTTGCACAGCATGCAATCGTGGCTTTTCCACTAAGGGTAATTTGAAGCAGCACATGTTGACACATCAGATGCGGGACCTTCCATCTCAGCTGTTTGAACCCAACAACTCTAATGTAGGTCCTAATCAGAGCTCTTCAAATGTGGCTGCCAACAGTTTGACATCCCTAatcaaaactgaggtcaatggttTCATGCATGGGTGTTCCCAGGACAGTAAAGATC of Heptranchias perlo isolate sHepPer1 chromosome 16, sHepPer1.hap1, whole genome shotgun sequence contains these proteins:
- the sall1a gene encoding sal-like protein 1a isoform X1 yields the protein MRTEGGRVNFRNFATPEFVIFYSLADVSTTMSRRKQAKPQHIKSDQDIALSAENGASREGQEERVTKNGDAHVCGRCCAEFFELPDFLHHKKNCTKKQLVLIVNENSTAPSETSSPRSPDNPVEQANDKINNTSQADCNDLVEHKKLDQEESMEVDTSSITSNSNVSSSNSNNNSNTSSNYPTMGTSAVTTPLPHIGDLTALGNFSMLNSNVIIENLQSTKVAVAQFSQETRSNSASNSKVAVPALMEQLLALQQQQIHQLQLIEQIRHQIILLASQNAEIPPPVNSSQGTLGTAVNPLTTLSSHLSQQLAAAAGLAQSLASQSASINGGKQLHLPQSSPGSTTAQPGSSSPKVITSSLPSTIQLSESVSTNTISGSQLISPSVSTVSTPALGISSLLSPASSLSSSLLPQSSTSTSVFSNPLSSIETTSGNLGPMTALANQRKGKPPNVVVFEAKSSSDEAFFKHKCRFCAKVFGSDSALQIHLRSHTGERPYKCNICGNRFSTKGNLKVHFQRHKEKYPHISMNPYPVPEHLDNVPTSTGIPYGMSIPPEKPITSWLDSKPVVPTLTTSVGLPLPSTISGLSAIIKSEECQSISVNQSSCSPPGSVKSDLGATEPSMKNANDLDEVEESASPTSNGKLDENIQSINSVTSLAVPVSSSASDSGLSTTSAFTSPLIPLMSDQFKSKFPFGGLLDSLRTSETSKLQQLVENIDRKMTDPNQCVICHRVLSCHSALKMHYRTHTGERPFKCKVCGRAFTTKGNLKTHYGVHRAMPPLRVQHSCPICQKKFTNAVVLQQHIRMHMGGQIPNTPVADNYPESMESDTASFEDKNFDDIDDYSDENMEDCPDSSVPDTPKSAEVSQGSLSPLPSEMSSIAALENQMKMINAGLVEQLQASLRSGENGSADGDQMTSDSFSIIGDMESQSAGSPAISESTSSMQAPSPTNSNTDSRRSKSPGCEERQHRTLLSDLSNSVSPAATNGGALDLTSSNAERIIKDDTLSMLFPSRERGKLRNTSCDICGKAFACQSALDIHYRSHTKERPYICTACNRGFSTKGNLKQHMLTHQMRDLPSQLFEPNNSNVGPNQSSSNVAANSLTSLIKTEVNGFMHGCSQDSKDPPASLISSGPLSASSISPVLPAPQRRTPKQHFCTACGKTFSSSSALQIHERTHTGEKPFACTICGRAFTTKGNLKVHMGTHMWNSAPARRGRRLSVDGPMAFLGGNPMKFTEMLQKDLAVRARDGDPSSFWNQYAAALTNGLAMKTNEISVIQNGGLPPNPASLGNGGSSPISGLTGSMEKLHSTEPSVPLAGLEKMSATENGTNHRFTRLVEDNKEIVSN
- the sall1a gene encoding sal-like protein 1a isoform X2, giving the protein MFHLIWLQGASREGQEERVTKNGDAHVCGRCCAEFFELPDFLHHKKNCTKKQLVLIVNENSTAPSETSSPRSPDNPVEQANDKINNTSQADCNDLVEHKKLDQEESMEVDTSSITSNSNVSSSNSNNNSNTSSNYPTMGTSAVTTPLPHIGDLTALGNFSMLNSNVIIENLQSTKVAVAQFSQETRSNSASNSKVAVPALMEQLLALQQQQIHQLQLIEQIRHQIILLASQNAEIPPPVNSSQGTLGTAVNPLTTLSSHLSQQLAAAAGLAQSLASQSASINGGKQLHLPQSSPGSTTAQPGSSSPKVITSSLPSTIQLSESVSTNTISGSQLISPSVSTVSTPALGISSLLSPASSLSSSLLPQSSTSTSVFSNPLSSIETTSGNLGPMTALANQRKGKPPNVVVFEAKSSSDEAFFKHKCRFCAKVFGSDSALQIHLRSHTGERPYKCNICGNRFSTKGNLKVHFQRHKEKYPHISMNPYPVPEHLDNVPTSTGIPYGMSIPPEKPITSWLDSKPVVPTLTTSVGLPLPSTISGLSAIIKSEECQSISVNQSSCSPPGSVKSDLGATEPSMKNANDLDEVEESASPTSNGKLDENIQSINSVTSLAVPVSSSASDSGLSTTSAFTSPLIPLMSDQFKSKFPFGGLLDSLRTSETSKLQQLVENIDRKMTDPNQCVICHRVLSCHSALKMHYRTHTGERPFKCKVCGRAFTTKGNLKTHYGVHRAMPPLRVQHSCPICQKKFTNAVVLQQHIRMHMGGQIPNTPVADNYPESMESDTASFEDKNFDDIDDYSDENMEDCPDSSVPDTPKSAEVSQGSLSPLPSEMSSIAALENQMKMINAGLVEQLQASLRSGENGSADGDQMTSDSFSIIGDMESQSAGSPAISESTSSMQAPSPTNSNTDSRRSKSPGCEERQHRTLLSDLSNSVSPAATNGGALDLTSSNAERIIKDDTLSMLFPSRERGKLRNTSCDICGKAFACQSALDIHYRSHTKERPYICTACNRGFSTKGNLKQHMLTHQMRDLPSQLFEPNNSNVGPNQSSSNVAANSLTSLIKTEVNGFMHGCSQDSKDPPASLISSGPLSASSISPVLPAPQRRTPKQHFCTACGKTFSSSSALQIHERTHTGEKPFACTICGRAFTTKGNLKVHMGTHMWNSAPARRGRRLSVDGPMAFLGGNPMKFTEMLQKDLAVRARDGDPSSFWNQYAAALTNGLAMKTNEISVIQNGGLPPNPASLGNGGSSPISGLTGSMEKLHSTEPSVPLAGLEKMSATENGTNHRFTRLVEDNKEIVSN